Within the Naumovozyma castellii chromosome 1, complete genome genome, the region TTAAATGAGCTCTTGTCAGTAAATCCTTCAGcaggaaaatattataacCTGTCTTTAACGGaccattgaaaatttgttgGATAATGTCAAACACAACGTTGTGtaagaaattattccaGGGAAACTGAAAGAACATTTTTACGATGTTAACTACAATGCCAGTATCGTAGAGGAGTGTTTTTAATACATCACCAACTATTTTTTCATCACGAATACTTTTCTCAGTTGCAGGTGAGTCAGATATGTGATCTTCTGGAGCAGCTTCAACATCTGATGATTCCGCTACACTtgattcatcttctttctcaTTTAGCTCTCTTATCTCTTCTTCACTCTCCAATTTAAGAGAATCTATTCGTTCTGTGATTTCCTCTCCTTCAATTGTCGTAGTATCACCATTCATATTAGCTTCTCCTGAGTCTGAAATGTGTGAAAAGTTTAATactctttttctttcttcatctcTTTCCTTAACAATGGCTTCACCCTTTGGTTCATTCAATAAACTCATGTTGGAACAATGCAACAGTTCGGCTATTAATTCACATActttaaatctttcaaaaccAAGAGGTGTTATATTGCCAAAGGAAGTACGTAACATTGTGGAATTTGTATCAAgtaaaaatttattaaactCAGGCATATACTGAGCAAAGAGAGAAACCAAGTAGCCTAAATAAATAGGATCTCTGTCATTTGGTGGATGTGTTTCAAGAGTGGTATACATGACTTGAACAAAATCGTAGTCAGAATTGTTCTTTCTGATTAACTCAATGATTATACCAACTCCATTACTTAATGAGGTGCCACCAGTAAGCATAATCTTGATCAATTTTTCCATCATTTCTGGAGACACTAACTGTCTCGTCAGTTCATTGGGACCTATACTTGATGCAATTTCACTATTACAATTACCACTGATAGTGACAAAGGCTTTCAAAAAATCAGCGGCTGCTGTTTGAGTGGAAGGATCATATTCGTGAGATAAACAATCTAATAATCTCGGTATCAGACCTTGTTCCTTTAAGCACTGGATAACCCTGGTAGGCGCATCTGGTTTATCCGAAGATATCACTTTCAGAAGAAAGTCCAACAAAGGTGGGTTGTCGATATGCTTAAGGAATCGAGCAACTAATGTGGATTGACTCAGTATAAATGTCACCATACCTGTGATATCAGTATCtaataatctttcattaatcttCATAAAATAAGTTGATGTTTCTATAGACAGCGGTATTGGATGGTCTAGGATAGACCAAAGTTTTGTCAGCAGTTCgtcattttccaaaattgcATTGGAGATGCCCCAGACCTCGGCTGATAAAATTTCAGACGCCATGTGGGCCCTTCTCActtcaatttgttcctCCAATTCTGCAGGTAATGTGACACTATTATCTTCTGAAACATCTGATTCATTGGTTTCGTCATTAGATTGTTGCTCTTCAGATGCTTCTTCGGTTCCATTAATATAATCTTCGCTATCAAGGTCCGAATGCTCTGCGTCTCCTTCAATCACTTCTTCGTCTTCTTTCTCGGTGTTTTGTTCATCGAACTTTATGTAATCGAGCAATCGAGAAAGTACCTCTGGGTATTTGAAATACATCAGTAGTTTGAAATTGGAGCACATTAGTTCGGTATAaacttcttcctcatctaataaatcatccaGTATTTCCAAGTTAGGTCTATACTCTTTGAATTCGGCCTCAGTGCTAGGTAATGAATCCTCACTTCCCTTATCAACGGGAGTTTCTGgagtttctttttcttcacTCTGTTCCTCTATAAGTTTATCTTTGGGAGAATCCAAGCTATCAATTTTCTTATCAATATCGTTAACGGTTGTCACtgcttcatcatctttagTTATCTTTAGAAAAGCATTTCttaaaatctttgaaattgaagctTCGTTAGAGTAATCCTGtccaaatttccaaaatgaatttgacATTATCTAACTTAAACAACCACACCTGCTTATCACTTTTCTCTGCTCTAAACCAAACGAATGAAATGTTTTCTTAAAATTACAATGCAATTAATGTTAATCACTgggaaagaaaatttcgTCGTCTATCGTATGCACGCGATGATTGCCAAGCAAAAAGGTATACAAAATAGCACACGTTAACGAGAATCAGATCTAGGTGATTTTGAACGATataatcaaatattcattttaGTTAAGGCCATAATCGACATTCCGATGCCCAATGTCAAAATACGAATAGACTCACCTGCTTAAAAATTTTCTCCATTACCCGCACAATCTctccatattttttttattgtttgttttgcttaccaatatttttttttttcatgtTAAGCGCCCAGCTCCAATGCTGTAAGCTATTATTCTATGGGCTAGTCAAGTATGTATGTTTATATATTACGTTACGACTACTGGTTCTCCAATTGACCAGATTTTGCTATCATCGTGATCATATCGTTCATGGTACGACCTATACCACTTTCTGCTTCGGGCATTGCCATAACTTTACTTCTGGTTATATCAACACCCATTCCACGTACCAGTTTCCGGAGGACTTGATGGTTGAAGACTTGGAAATCATTGTAAAATCTTGATTCGTAGGATACCTTTTTCATCAACCATTCCAAGATTGTATCGGTGCTTACAGTGCTTTCTAGTTCGAGATTTCTATGCAAATACAAGAGGAGAATCTTTTCACAACTTATAATATCAAACCTCATGTCCAGTGTGGTTCTTAGGCACTTGATTGCTTCTTGCCAATTCCAAGTTCTAGAGTAATTTAGTGCAAATAATTCCCATTCCAAGGCACTGTATTGGATCTCTGACTGGTCTAATTGGATTTGATTGATTGtgatatcttcaaataaatctGCAAAAAGCTTATCAAGCCATTTTTCACTAATTCTCTTTTTACGGATATCTAATGGAATGATACCAGCGTTCCGGTGAATTATTTTGTCATCAGTTTGAAATTCCGATTCCATTACAAATACTTCTTTTCTTAATCGTAACAATTCATTCCAGTTGgtcaaagaaatcattttcatcaataattgATAGATTCTGgattcaaaaaatgataatttattgGCCACTACATTCCTTGCCAATAAATTCATATGAATAAGTCGTTCTACTTCGGTGGGTGCGACAAAATTAATTAGGTTGCAACTTTGAGGACCATAAATGGGGCCGAAATCTAAGCATGATTCTTCCCAGATGTCTTCCATATACCCTCTCTTAGAATTGTTCACCATTACAATCCTCCCAAACGTCATTCTACGTAactctttttctttaaattgttTCATTGTGTTACCTAGTGAATGAAGCTCTTGTGGGGTTAAATCACAAGCTGGGTTACTATCACTTAGTGGCTTCTTGTAGTAATCTCTCGAcataaaattttgaatcatGGCTTGTTTGGATCTATCTACTGGTAGTAGATGGGGCattgaattaattgcaGTTAACGCCTCCTTAAATTTGCCGACTTCAACATAAGCTTTGGCTAAATAGTACCAAGAATCAAAGGAATC harbors:
- the SAP185 gene encoding Sap185p (ancestral locus Anc_1.268) encodes the protein MSNSFWKFGQDYSNEASISKILRNAFLKITKDDEAVTTVNDIDKKIDSLDSPKDKLIEEQSEEKETPETPVDKGSEDSLPSTEAEFKEYRPNLEILDDLLDEEEVYTELMCSNFKLLMYFKYPEVLSRLLDYIKFDEQNTEKEDEEVIEGDAEHSDLDSEDYINGTEEASEEQQSNDETNESDVSEDNSVTLPAELEEQIEVRRAHMASEILSAEVWGISNAILENDELLTKLWSILDHPIPLSIETSTYFMKINERLLDTDITGMVTFILSQSTLVARFLKHIDNPPLLDFLLKVISSDKPDAPTRVIQCLKEQGLIPRLLDCLSHEYDPSTQTAAADFLKAFVTISGNCNSEIASSIGPNELTRQLVSPEMMEKLIKIMLTGGTSLSNGVGIIIELIRKNNSDYDFVQVMYTTLETHPPNDRDPIYLGYLVSLFAQYMPEFNKFLLDTNSTMLRTSFGNITPLGFERFKVCELIAELLHCSNMSLLNEPKGEAIVKERDEERKRVLNFSHISDSGEANMNGDTTTIEGEEITERIDSLKLESEEEIRELNEKEDESSVAESSDVEAAPEDHISDSPATEKSIRDEKIVGDVLKTLLYDTGIVVNIVKMFFQFPWNNFLHNVVFDIIQQIFNGPLKTGYNIFLLKDLLTRAHLTQLLLDGDTRSREYEERTHFRLGYMGHLTLIGEEILKFAAYLEETKVVFTEDDIVDALQDSAWIEYADTILADTREKYETALGENEDDDQSLIEDGAETSRGSFDNVEIGPELLGNDVEEYYTEDNPNNFGDEEEDYNLDFNDASKFRNFGETADENEQVDENREDNHFSGFTEVQDPRYYEYIDPDGTKTRLNFSPDDSDDQESRKDGNIREGEDDQEDEDIINTKNKKDDSNSAEDAWNTATEPTSFLLNNLQRRSDPTDSTIHDETIFQHQFELDHNEIADDDDDGYLDPNDDGQSYSKVNNVLHSGMMNLQRSKNIYYDDIDENEENQLSDNSDDDDEFDPDDDDIEYAENYSSYSLCRTTSKDALWDEANPE